A window from Chitinophaga filiformis encodes these proteins:
- the accD gene encoding acetyl-CoA carboxylase, carboxyltransferase subunit beta, with protein MSSWFKRIKQGIQTSTSEKKEAPDGLWHKCPNCKKTSTVKDLKEHYYVCDKCNYHNRINSAEYFEILFDNNQFEELFENIYPKDFLGFKDLKPYGARLVDAQKKSGLKDAMRVGVGKVLGNDLVIACMDFAFIGGSMGSVVGEKIARSIDYCIANKMPLMIISKSGGARMMESAFSLMQMAKTSAKLTQLAEAKLPYISLMTDPTTGGVTASFAMLGDLNIAEPKALIGFAGPRVIKETIKKDLPEGFQSAEFLLEHGFLDLIIDRKEMKQRLAVLLELFKH; from the coding sequence ATGTCAAGCTGGTTTAAGCGCATTAAACAAGGCATTCAAACGTCTACAAGTGAAAAGAAAGAGGCGCCGGATGGGTTGTGGCACAAATGTCCTAACTGCAAAAAAACCTCTACAGTAAAGGATCTGAAGGAGCACTATTATGTATGCGACAAGTGTAATTATCACAATCGCATTAATTCGGCTGAGTATTTCGAAATACTTTTTGACAATAATCAGTTCGAAGAGCTTTTTGAGAACATTTATCCGAAAGACTTCCTCGGATTTAAGGACCTCAAGCCGTATGGCGCGAGACTGGTAGACGCACAAAAGAAGTCAGGCCTGAAAGATGCAATGCGGGTAGGCGTAGGTAAGGTACTGGGTAACGACCTCGTGATCGCCTGTATGGACTTTGCCTTCATCGGCGGATCCATGGGTTCAGTGGTAGGTGAAAAGATCGCCCGTTCCATCGATTATTGCATTGCGAACAAAATGCCGTTGATGATCATCTCCAAGTCAGGAGGCGCCCGTATGATGGAAAGTGCCTTCTCCCTGATGCAGATGGCGAAAACGTCCGCAAAACTGACACAGCTGGCAGAAGCAAAGCTGCCATATATTTCCCTGATGACAGACCCTACCACCGGTGGTGTGACTGCGTCTTTCGCAATGCTGGGCGACCTGAATATTGCAGAGCCTAAAGCACTGATCGGCTTTGCCGGTCCGCGTGTTATCAAGGAAACGATTAAAAAAGACCTGCCGGAAGGTTTCCAGAGTGCAGAATTCCTGCTGGAACATGGCTTCCTGGACCTGATCATCGACCGCAAGGAGATGAAACAACGCCTGGCAGTGTTATTGGAATTATTTAAACACTAA
- the smpB gene encoding SsrA-binding protein SmpB, giving the protein MAELKNRSAYFEYAIEDKYIAGMVLTGTEIKSIRGSRVSFNDSFCYFSKGELFVKSLHIAEYSHGTYANHDPLRERKLLLTKRELRKLENKIKERGYSIIPLRIFITDKSLAKIEIGLGKGKKLHDKRESIKQRETDREIRRFLK; this is encoded by the coding sequence ATGGCAGAACTCAAGAACAGATCGGCATATTTCGAGTACGCAATAGAGGATAAGTATATTGCCGGCATGGTGTTGACAGGCACAGAGATCAAGTCCATCCGTGGGAGCAGGGTAAGCTTCAACGATTCATTCTGCTATTTCTCAAAAGGAGAATTGTTTGTTAAAAGCCTGCATATCGCCGAGTATTCACACGGCACTTATGCTAATCATGATCCCCTGCGCGAACGTAAGTTACTGCTCACCAAGCGGGAACTACGGAAACTTGAGAATAAGATAAAAGAAAGAGGCTATAGCATTATCCCGCTTCGCATCTTCATTACCGACAAAAGCCTGGCAAAGATAGAGATCGGCCTGGGTAAAGGTAAAAAGCTGCACGATAAACGCGAAAGTATCAAACAGCGTGAAACGGACAGGGAGATCAGAAGATTCCTGAAATAA
- a CDS encoding START domain-containing protein yields MKHLSIISLVLLFSLVCYGQENWTLKTNKDGIAIYTKTIENSNYKGIRVKCSLPATLSQFVAVIMDVNTATEWLYSTKSSTLLKQVSPAEVYYYSEVGLPWPLSNRDFVCHLTARQDPHTKVVTIDGPVVPDYVPEKSGIVRVTRSSGKWIITPAENNMVNIEYTLEADPGGSIPAWLVNLFATKGPMESFRKLKTQINKPQYKKVQYAFIKN; encoded by the coding sequence ATGAAACACTTATCGATCATTAGTTTGGTCTTGCTTTTCAGCCTGGTGTGTTATGGACAGGAGAACTGGACATTAAAAACCAACAAGGATGGTATAGCTATTTATACCAAGACTATCGAAAACTCTAATTACAAAGGCATCAGGGTAAAATGTTCATTACCAGCTACTTTATCCCAGTTTGTTGCGGTGATTATGGATGTTAACACAGCCACGGAGTGGTTATACAGTACTAAATCAAGTACTTTACTGAAACAGGTTTCTCCCGCGGAGGTATACTATTATTCCGAAGTTGGATTGCCCTGGCCCCTGAGCAACAGGGATTTCGTGTGTCACCTGACGGCGAGGCAGGACCCGCATACGAAAGTCGTGACCATTGATGGTCCTGTAGTGCCGGACTATGTGCCGGAGAAAAGCGGTATTGTACGCGTAACGCGTTCTTCCGGTAAATGGATCATTACTCCGGCTGAGAACAATATGGTGAACATTGAGTACACCCTGGAAGCTGATCCCGGTGGAAGTATTCCTGCATGGCTGGTGAACCTGTTTGCCACCAAAGGCCCTATGGAGTCTTTCCGGAAACTGAAAACCCAGATCAACAAACCGCAGTATAAGAAAGTGCAGTATGCTTTTATAAAGAACTGA
- a CDS encoding ABC transporter permease, translated as MLHSYLKIALRNLWKNKIFTAINITGLALGMACALLIIFHVRQELDYDKAFSKADRMFRVTMLGRGEGAQNWAATAFPTGTAMQEEFPEVTAVVRFQRPYPYQVFSYTAPDGTLAKFEEKGGFFADPTVTDAFDLDFVAGNKATALAAPDNIIITEKMALKYFHGADPVGKVLQDDINGAPLRVTGVIREHTFPSHLQFDYLLSMATIHHYLSDEALANRTWNGFYTYVVLDKASSLQKVQSRLTDFTVKFYLPIGESREDIMADRLLALQPVTDIHLHSKLEKEMGPNSDITYVRIFSLAALFILLVAAVNFVNLYTTQAFGRMKEIGLRKVVGATKKQVIIQFLGESLITTLIATVLAVVIFKAAVPFYNNIALRPLYLPDILTASNLGIIALLVAFIGLLAGSYPAWSVGRFHPVTALKGRGTPGSTTNIVRKGLVIFQFVVSVFMIISTIVIYRQIRFFHNKDLGFDRAQLAGVTIYGPMWQRFGALINEIRQSPDIAGFSIVSTLPGDRFSSQSLRPMGADPNQAFNNTRVMWSDERLLSTLQIPLLQGRNFYNQMPAVKNKEFIVNESAVRTYQLQSPVGQQIILDGDTGAIVGVVKDFNFASLHSPVDPLVIKYDPYRANYLLLKIKPGRIQPALAFMEQKIKALTPSGTFTYTFIDDKLNQLYASENQMSTVFKAFAAFAIFISCMGLFGLSAYSAQLRIKEVSIRKVLGASSSYIAVLLSKDFVKLVFIAILLSCPMAWWAMERWLNGFAYRIPVSGWMFVAAGVFALVVAILTVSYQALKLALTNPVKYLKTD; from the coding sequence ATGTTACACAGTTACCTTAAAATAGCCCTCCGTAATCTCTGGAAGAATAAAATCTTCACTGCCATCAACATAACCGGTCTGGCATTGGGTATGGCATGTGCCCTGCTTATCATCTTTCACGTAAGACAGGAGCTTGATTATGATAAAGCCTTTTCCAAAGCAGACCGCATGTTCCGCGTAACGATGCTGGGTCGCGGCGAAGGCGCCCAAAACTGGGCTGCAACAGCTTTCCCGACCGGCACTGCCATGCAGGAGGAATTTCCTGAGGTGACCGCCGTGGTCCGCTTCCAGAGACCCTATCCCTACCAGGTATTCAGCTATACAGCGCCTGATGGTACGCTTGCCAAATTTGAGGAGAAAGGCGGTTTTTTTGCCGATCCTACGGTAACGGATGCATTCGATCTTGATTTCGTGGCAGGCAATAAAGCAACCGCATTGGCGGCACCCGACAATATCATCATCACCGAAAAAATGGCCCTGAAATATTTTCATGGAGCAGATCCTGTCGGCAAAGTCTTGCAGGACGATATCAACGGTGCGCCGCTACGGGTGACAGGCGTTATCCGGGAGCACACATTTCCTTCTCACCTGCAGTTTGACTACCTGCTTTCTATGGCTACCATTCACCATTATCTGAGTGATGAGGCACTGGCCAACAGGACATGGAACGGCTTTTACACCTACGTCGTACTGGACAAAGCCAGCTCCCTTCAGAAGGTGCAGTCAAGGCTGACCGACTTCACGGTAAAGTTTTATCTGCCGATAGGCGAAAGCCGGGAAGATATTATGGCTGATCGTCTTCTTGCATTGCAACCTGTTACCGACATCCATCTCCATTCAAAACTCGAAAAGGAAATGGGGCCCAACAGCGATATTACTTATGTCAGGATCTTTTCCCTGGCAGCACTGTTCATTCTGCTCGTCGCCGCTGTTAATTTTGTCAATCTGTATACCACCCAGGCCTTCGGCCGGATGAAGGAAATAGGGCTGCGCAAAGTGGTAGGTGCTACAAAAAAGCAGGTGATCATACAGTTCCTGGGAGAATCGCTTATCACAACCCTGATCGCTACCGTCCTGGCGGTGGTCATATTCAAGGCCGCCGTTCCCTTCTACAATAATATCGCTCTCCGGCCACTTTATCTGCCCGATATACTGACCGCTTCTAACCTCGGCATCATCGCATTGCTGGTCGCATTTATAGGATTGCTGGCCGGCAGCTATCCTGCCTGGAGCGTAGGCCGTTTCCATCCTGTCACAGCACTCAAAGGCAGAGGGACACCGGGAAGCACCACAAATATTGTCAGAAAGGGCCTTGTCATTTTTCAGTTCGTCGTGTCGGTGTTCATGATCATCAGTACCATTGTCATCTATCGTCAGATCAGATTCTTCCATAACAAAGACCTCGGATTTGACCGTGCACAACTGGCGGGCGTAACCATCTATGGCCCCATGTGGCAAAGGTTTGGTGCATTGATCAATGAGATCCGCCAGAGTCCAGATATTGCAGGTTTCTCTATTGTTTCCACGCTTCCCGGCGACAGGTTCAGCTCACAGTCGCTCAGGCCAATGGGTGCAGATCCAAACCAGGCGTTTAACAACACCCGTGTGATGTGGTCGGACGAACGGCTTTTGTCCACCTTACAGATCCCTTTGCTGCAAGGGCGGAACTTCTACAATCAAATGCCGGCAGTAAAGAATAAAGAATTTATCGTCAATGAATCTGCCGTCAGGACCTATCAGCTGCAATCACCTGTTGGTCAGCAGATCATCCTGGACGGTGATACCGGTGCCATAGTTGGCGTGGTGAAAGACTTCAACTTTGCATCCCTGCATTCCCCGGTAGATCCACTTGTCATCAAGTACGACCCTTACAGGGCCAACTATCTCCTGCTGAAGATAAAACCCGGGCGTATACAACCCGCGCTTGCTTTCATGGAGCAGAAAATAAAGGCGCTGACACCGTCAGGTACATTCACGTATACTTTTATTGACGATAAACTGAACCAGCTCTATGCCTCTGAAAACCAGATGAGCACTGTATTCAAAGCCTTCGCAGCCTTTGCGATATTTATATCCTGTATGGGCCTGTTCGGACTATCAGCCTATTCTGCGCAACTGCGCATCAAAGAAGTAAGTATCCGGAAAGTGCTGGGCGCATCGTCCTCCTATATTGCAGTGTTACTTTCGAAAGATTTCGTCAAACTGGTGTTCATTGCTATTCTTTTGTCCTGCCCGATGGCCTGGTGGGCCATGGAGCGATGGCTAAACGGCTTCGCTTACCGCATTCCTGTCAGCGGCTGGATGTTTGTAGCGGCGGGCGTATTTGCATTGGTAGTGGCAATACTGACAGTGAGCTATCAGGCGCTTAAATTAGCGCTCACAAACCCGGTGAAGTATCTAAAGACGGATTGA
- a CDS encoding LLM class flavin-dependent oxidoreductase, with protein sequence MIEIGIDSFAARFTDNAAAALSDKDAMFQLLERMEHADKSGLDVFGIGEHHRKGFLDAAPTHILAAAASRTKRIKLASAVTVLSAMDPVRAFQNFATLDLISGGRAEMVVGRGSFTDAFPLFGYNLDDYDDLFAEKLELLLEIRDHEFVTWSGKFRPALKNQPVYPRPIQEQLPVWLGVGGTPQSFVRAGALGLPLMVAIIGGETHRFRPLIDLYREAGRRAGHAPEKLTVGLHSLGYLAETTEQAIEDFYPGYAASMTKVGRERGWPPMTKERFMSQMGPTGALLVGGVEEIAEKVLRHANALGGISRLTFQMDSAEVSHEKLMHAIELIGKKLKPLVNK encoded by the coding sequence ATGATAGAAATAGGAATAGACAGTTTTGCGGCCCGGTTTACCGACAACGCCGCAGCAGCATTGAGTGATAAGGACGCGATGTTCCAATTGCTGGAACGAATGGAACATGCGGACAAGTCAGGACTGGATGTATTTGGTATTGGTGAGCATCACCGGAAGGGTTTCCTGGATGCGGCTCCCACACACATTCTGGCGGCAGCTGCCTCGCGTACGAAGCGCATAAAGCTGGCCAGCGCTGTGACGGTATTAAGTGCGATGGACCCGGTGAGGGCATTTCAGAACTTCGCCACATTGGACCTGATCTCCGGTGGCCGTGCCGAAATGGTGGTAGGACGAGGCTCTTTCACAGATGCTTTTCCCTTGTTCGGTTATAACCTGGATGACTATGATGATCTCTTTGCAGAGAAGCTGGAACTCCTGCTGGAAATAAGGGACCATGAGTTTGTGACCTGGTCGGGTAAATTCAGGCCTGCATTAAAGAACCAGCCAGTCTATCCGAGACCCATACAGGAGCAATTGCCTGTTTGGCTTGGCGTGGGTGGAACGCCGCAGTCGTTCGTTCGTGCCGGCGCATTGGGACTGCCATTAATGGTAGCGATCATAGGAGGGGAGACACACCGTTTCCGTCCTTTAATTGATCTGTACCGGGAAGCAGGAAGAAGGGCGGGACATGCACCGGAGAAGCTGACCGTAGGACTGCATTCGCTGGGTTATCTGGCGGAGACCACTGAACAGGCAATAGAAGATTTTTATCCGGGATATGCTGCCAGCATGACGAAAGTAGGAAGGGAACGTGGCTGGCCGCCGATGACGAAAGAACGTTTTATGAGCCAGATGGGCCCAACAGGCGCATTGCTGGTAGGAGGTGTGGAAGAGATTGCGGAGAAAGTGTTGCGGCATGCAAATGCATTGGGAGGCATATCCAGGCTCACTTTCCAGATGGATAGTGCGGAAGTATCGCACGAAAAACTGATGCATGCTATTGAGCTGATAGGAAAGAAGCTCAAACCATTGGTAAATAAATAG
- a CDS encoding YceI family protein, which yields MTHWKIDESHSEIGFKVKHLMITNVSGYFTQFSGSVRTDSEDFHDASITFEAATDSISTLNKQRDEHLKGSDFFDTAHYPKITFVSKKIKKITEENYKVVGDLTIKGHTHAIELEVVRSGVVTDPYGQEKEGFSIKGRLHRADYGLRWNAATEAGSIVLSDEVKLHMEIQLVKVTEPVLVAAAQ from the coding sequence ATGACACACTGGAAGATTGATGAATCACACAGCGAAATTGGATTCAAAGTAAAGCACCTGATGATCACTAACGTGAGCGGCTATTTTACACAGTTCAGCGGAAGTGTTAGGACCGACAGCGAGGATTTCCACGACGCAAGCATTACTTTTGAAGCGGCTACAGACAGTATCAGCACCCTGAACAAACAGCGGGACGAACACCTGAAAGGCAGCGATTTCTTCGACACTGCCCATTATCCGAAGATCACTTTCGTATCAAAAAAGATCAAAAAGATTACTGAAGAAAATTATAAGGTGGTTGGCGACCTGACCATCAAGGGGCATACACATGCCATTGAGCTGGAGGTAGTGCGTAGCGGTGTTGTGACAGATCCTTATGGACAGGAAAAAGAAGGCTTTTCCATCAAGGGGCGCCTGCACCGCGCTGATTATGGTCTGCGCTGGAATGCGGCTACTGAAGCAGGAAGTATTGTGTTGAGCGATGAGGTGAAGCTGCACATGGAGATCCAGCTGGTAAAAGTGACTGAACCTGTATTGGTTGCGGCTGCTCAATAA
- the rnhA gene encoding ribonuclease HI yields MSEVIIYTDGSSRGNPGPGGYGVILMWNSVRKELSQGYRLTTNNRMELMAVIVALEALKKDGLNVKIFTDSQYVVNSVEKGWLWGWVKTGFKDKKNKDLWQRFIPAFKRHQVKFQWVKGHATNPLNNRCDELATQAADSGNWLEDVGFEG; encoded by the coding sequence ATGTCGGAAGTTATTATTTACACGGACGGTTCCTCCCGTGGTAACCCTGGCCCTGGTGGCTATGGTGTTATCCTGATGTGGAACAGTGTCCGCAAGGAATTATCGCAGGGATACCGTCTCACTACCAACAACAGGATGGAGCTGATGGCCGTGATCGTGGCCCTGGAAGCCCTGAAGAAAGATGGATTGAATGTGAAGATCTTTACAGACAGTCAGTATGTGGTGAACAGCGTTGAAAAAGGCTGGCTATGGGGCTGGGTAAAAACCGGTTTTAAAGACAAAAAGAACAAAGATCTCTGGCAACGTTTCATACCTGCCTTTAAGCGGCATCAGGTGAAATTCCAGTGGGTAAAGGGGCATGCTACCAATCCCCTGAACAACCGTTGTGATGAACTGGCCACTCAGGCTGCCGATAGCGGTAACTGGCTGGAAGACGTTGGTTTCGAGGGATAG
- a CDS encoding acyl-CoA carboxylase subunit beta gives MDAQQLDMNRNEDAMRRSLSTLKQRLSVIEQGGGKKNLEKVRQKGKLTPRERIAYLLDKDTPFNEIGAFAAYEMYPEHGGCPAAGTVGGIGYISGRQCMIVANDMTVKAGAWFPMTGKKNLRLQEIAMENRLPVIYLVDSAGVYLPMQDEIFPDKEHFGRIFRNNARMSAMGITQIAAVMGSCVAGGAYLPIMSDEVLMVEGNGSIFLAGPYLVKAAIGETIDAETLGGAVTHTEISGIADYKFDSDEECLDHIKKIVSKIGEPASAGFNRATPALPEKDPAELYSMIPEDSTRPYDMLEIIHRLVDRSEFDQYKEDYGKTILCGYARIDGWAVGIVANQRKMVKSKKGEMQMGGVIYNDSADKAARFIMNCNQKKIPLVFLQDVTGFMVGSRSEHAGIIKDGAKLVNAVANSVVPKFTVIVGNSYGAGNYAMCGKAYDPRFIYAWPNAKIAVMGGEQAAKTLLQIQVASLKAKGEEITPEEEKKLLNEITARYNSQTTPYYAAARLWVDEIIDPLDTRKILSESIAAANNAPVEDTFSLGVFQV, from the coding sequence ATGGATGCACAGCAACTGGACATGAACCGGAACGAAGATGCGATGCGCAGATCTCTCAGCACGCTAAAACAACGCCTCTCCGTCATTGAACAGGGAGGAGGCAAAAAGAACCTCGAAAAAGTCCGCCAGAAAGGCAAATTAACCCCACGTGAACGTATTGCCTATCTGCTGGATAAAGACACTCCATTTAACGAAATAGGCGCCTTTGCTGCCTATGAAATGTACCCCGAACATGGTGGTTGTCCTGCAGCCGGTACAGTAGGCGGCATTGGTTATATCAGCGGCCGCCAGTGTATGATTGTAGCCAATGATATGACGGTGAAGGCAGGGGCCTGGTTTCCTATGACAGGAAAAAAGAACCTGCGCCTCCAGGAGATCGCGATGGAAAACAGGCTGCCCGTCATTTACCTGGTAGACAGTGCCGGCGTATACCTGCCCATGCAGGATGAGATATTCCCTGATAAAGAACATTTCGGCCGTATTTTCCGTAACAATGCACGCATGAGCGCAATGGGCATTACCCAGATCGCCGCTGTAATGGGTAGCTGTGTGGCCGGGGGCGCTTATCTCCCTATCATGAGCGATGAAGTGCTGATGGTGGAAGGCAATGGCTCTATCTTCCTGGCCGGCCCTTACTTGGTAAAGGCAGCCATCGGCGAAACGATCGATGCGGAGACATTGGGAGGGGCGGTGACCCATACTGAGATCTCCGGCATAGCCGATTACAAGTTTGATTCAGACGAGGAATGCCTCGATCATATCAAAAAGATCGTGAGTAAGATAGGCGAGCCTGCCAGTGCCGGCTTCAATCGCGCTACGCCAGCCCTGCCGGAAAAAGACCCTGCTGAATTGTACAGTATGATCCCCGAAGACAGTACCCGTCCATATGATATGCTGGAGATCATCCACCGGCTGGTAGACCGGTCCGAATTCGACCAGTACAAAGAAGATTATGGCAAGACCATCCTCTGCGGCTATGCGCGCATAGACGGCTGGGCTGTAGGCATTGTGGCCAACCAGCGAAAAATGGTAAAAAGTAAAAAGGGTGAAATGCAGATGGGAGGTGTGATCTACAACGACAGCGCTGATAAGGCCGCCCGTTTCATCATGAACTGTAACCAGAAAAAGATACCGCTGGTGTTCCTGCAGGACGTGACCGGTTTTATGGTAGGCAGTCGCAGCGAACATGCCGGCATTATTAAAGACGGCGCCAAACTGGTGAATGCCGTGGCCAATTCCGTTGTGCCGAAATTTACAGTGATAGTGGGCAATTCCTATGGAGCGGGTAACTATGCCATGTGTGGCAAGGCCTATGATCCGCGGTTTATCTATGCATGGCCCAATGCGAAGATAGCAGTGATGGGGGGTGAACAGGCAGCAAAGACACTGCTGCAGATACAGGTAGCATCATTGAAAGCAAAAGGGGAAGAGATCACACCGGAAGAGGAAAAGAAACTGCTGAACGAGATCACGGCGCGATATAACAGCCAGACCACTCCCTACTATGCAGCCGCACGCCTGTGGGTAGATGAGATCATAGACCCGCTGGATACACGTAAAATACTTTCCGAAAGCATTGCAGCGGCCAATAATGCACCTGTGGAAGATACATTCAGCTTAGGTGTTTTCCAGGTGTAA
- a CDS encoding C40 family peptidase — translation MKKLLPIIISVASIATAGAQVKKKPVKHAPVKKHTAYHKKTTAHKAVAHKKAVTPPPLPDSLYFPNTDITLNTYDTSGLKSNIKQLLAVLESELGKPYIRGAIGPFAFDCSGLMKFGFSVIGMTLPRTAADMSSLGNIITPSDWSPGDLLFFAGRRSTKSKEKRIAHVGCVYKVDNGKVLMIHSSNQGVNIVDITNSEYYKKRFIAARRVIQVDSTNMVLPPAQEGSESDY, via the coding sequence GTGAAGAAGTTATTGCCAATAATCATATCCGTTGCCAGCATTGCCACAGCAGGCGCACAAGTAAAGAAGAAACCAGTTAAACACGCACCAGTAAAGAAACATACTGCCTATCATAAAAAAACGACCGCCCACAAGGCTGTTGCCCATAAAAAAGCAGTGACGCCACCACCGCTGCCTGATAGCTTATATTTTCCTAACACTGACATTACCCTCAATACATACGATACCTCCGGTCTTAAAAGTAATATCAAGCAGCTCCTGGCTGTGCTGGAGTCTGAGCTGGGCAAACCATATATCCGCGGCGCCATCGGACCTTTCGCCTTTGATTGCAGCGGATTGATGAAATTTGGTTTCTCCGTGATCGGAATGACCCTGCCCCGTACTGCGGCTGATATGAGCTCCCTGGGTAATATCATTACCCCTTCCGACTGGAGCCCCGGCGATCTGCTGTTCTTTGCCGGAAGGAGAAGCACGAAATCCAAAGAGAAAAGGATCGCCCACGTAGGCTGTGTCTACAAAGTAGACAACGGGAAGGTGCTGATGATCCATTCCAGTAACCAGGGCGTGAATATTGTAGACATTACCAACAGCGAGTACTATAAGAAGCGCTTTATCGCTGCCCGCAGGGTGATCCAGGTAGATTCCACCAACATGGTGTTACCGCCGGCACAGGAAGGCAGTGAAAGCGATTACTAG
- a CDS encoding CapA family protein: protein MPKRAKKGIYLFSFNVVIFFSMAYMLSGNRKDMQWIKQYSFRQLVDTGGVGATNGYSLAGNSVFASRRVTDTLPDTISFSIVGDMMVGSSYPAAAFLPTAEEGNILQYAMPLLQQTDLRIGNLESAVSDSAKVFKSCGSSQCFAFRTPYKCAMWYKEAGFEYLNLANNHSFDFGMTGVKHTLAFLDSNNIKTSGVPQHRFDTLTIRNTRIGFVSFAPHSNCLDMNDDSLVRATIAEVRPLCQLLVVFFHGGGEGSGRQHTPKGREFFYGQNRGDVRHFSHMCVEEGADLVIGSGPHVVRGMERYKGKLIAYSLGNFATYHQFNLKYPNNIAPLLQVKITSGGNLVEHKVFSFLQEGEGIPKPDTTLKAFKMIRSLSVEDFKYSEVEAGTFD from the coding sequence ATGCCTAAGCGTGCCAAAAAGGGTATTTATTTATTTTCTTTCAATGTTGTTATCTTCTTTTCAATGGCCTACATGTTGTCTGGCAACAGGAAGGATATGCAATGGATTAAACAGTATTCTTTCAGACAGCTTGTTGATACCGGGGGAGTAGGTGCAACAAATGGATATTCACTCGCCGGCAATTCAGTTTTTGCTTCCCGCCGCGTTACAGATACTTTACCCGACACGATCAGTTTTTCTATAGTAGGGGATATGATGGTAGGTTCTTCCTATCCCGCAGCTGCTTTTCTGCCAACAGCAGAAGAGGGGAATATCCTGCAATATGCAATGCCGCTTTTACAACAGACAGACCTGCGTATCGGCAACCTGGAAAGTGCAGTGTCCGACAGCGCCAAGGTGTTTAAAAGCTGCGGCTCCAGTCAGTGTTTTGCCTTCCGTACGCCGTATAAATGCGCCATGTGGTATAAAGAGGCGGGTTTTGAGTACCTGAACCTGGCCAATAATCACTCTTTCGACTTCGGTATGACGGGCGTGAAACATACCCTGGCATTCCTGGACAGCAATAATATTAAAACCAGCGGTGTGCCGCAGCACCGTTTTGATACCCTTACCATCAGGAATACCCGTATCGGTTTTGTTTCCTTTGCCCCCCATAGCAATTGCCTGGACATGAACGACGACTCTCTCGTAAGGGCGACAATCGCCGAGGTACGTCCCCTTTGCCAGCTGCTGGTCGTGTTCTTCCACGGAGGCGGGGAAGGATCAGGCCGCCAGCATACACCTAAGGGCCGGGAGTTCTTCTATGGACAGAACAGGGGAGATGTAAGGCATTTTTCACATATGTGTGTGGAGGAGGGAGCAGACCTTGTAATCGGCTCCGGCCCTCACGTAGTAAGGGGTATGGAGAGATATAAAGGAAAATTAATTGCTTATAGCTTAGGAAATTTTGCAACTTATCATCAATTCAATTTAAAATATCCCAATAATATTGCACCTTTGCTGCAGGTAAAAATCACCAGTGGGGGAAACCTGGTGGAGCATAAAGTGTTTTCCTTCCTGCAAGAGGGGGAAGGCATACCTAAACCGGATACAACATTGAAAGCTTTCAAAATGATCCGTTCCTTATCTGTAGAGGACTTCAAATACTCGGAGGTGGAGGCGGGGACATTTGATTAA